The following are encoded together in the Flavihumibacter fluvii genome:
- a CDS encoding amidohydrolase/deacetylase family metallohydrolase → MNQEKKNLLAVGCMLVFCCLNAVHAQQYDLLLKGGHVISAKNQLDGKMDVAIAGGKIAQVAVNIDPKNAKQLIDVTGLYVTPGIIDMHVHVFNGTNVDAYIADGLTSLPPDGFTFRAGVTTVVDAGSSGWRNFRQFKKQTIDKAETRVLALLNIAGTGMQGRFEEQDTSDMNPQQAAYMIQKLYPKIIVGIKSAHYWGDFTQVDKAVAAGKLANVPVMVDFGEHEPPNSIESLFMQHLRPGDIFTHTFSYGPKVRETIVDENGKVKPFIFKAQQRGIIFDVGHGGGAFSWRQAVPAAQQGFWPNVISTDLHAESMNGGMKDISNVMSKFLALGLPLQEVILRSTWNPAQVIKRPDLGNLDIGADADVAVFNLRKGDFGFLDIRKTTLKGTQKLEAELTIRAGKIVWDLNGISAPGWENEMKKK, encoded by the coding sequence ATGAATCAGGAAAAAAAAAATCTGCTCGCTGTCGGATGCATGCTGGTATTCTGCTGTCTCAATGCCGTTCACGCACAGCAATATGACCTGCTATTAAAAGGCGGACATGTAATCAGTGCAAAAAATCAACTGGATGGTAAAATGGACGTGGCCATCGCTGGTGGAAAAATCGCCCAGGTGGCCGTTAATATTGATCCCAAAAATGCAAAGCAACTAATTGATGTTACCGGGTTATATGTTACACCCGGTATCATCGACATGCATGTACATGTTTTCAATGGTACGAATGTCGATGCCTATATCGCAGATGGACTTACCAGTTTACCCCCAGATGGATTTACATTTCGTGCCGGGGTAACCACTGTGGTGGATGCCGGTTCTTCAGGGTGGCGGAATTTCAGGCAATTCAAGAAACAAACAATCGATAAAGCTGAAACAAGGGTGCTGGCATTACTGAATATCGCAGGAACGGGTATGCAGGGCCGATTTGAAGAACAGGATACCAGCGATATGAATCCGCAGCAGGCGGCATATATGATCCAAAAGCTTTATCCTAAAATTATAGTTGGTATTAAATCAGCACACTATTGGGGCGATTTCACACAGGTGGATAAAGCCGTGGCAGCAGGCAAACTGGCCAACGTACCGGTAATGGTCGATTTTGGGGAACATGAGCCACCTAATTCAATTGAATCTCTCTTCATGCAACACCTCAGGCCAGGGGATATTTTTACGCATACATTTTCTTATGGCCCAAAGGTGCGGGAAACTATAGTGGATGAAAATGGCAAAGTGAAACCTTTCATTTTTAAAGCACAACAGCGCGGGATCATATTTGATGTGGGGCATGGCGGTGGGGCATTTTCCTGGCGGCAGGCTGTACCGGCCGCACAACAAGGCTTTTGGCCAAATGTGATCAGCACCGACCTGCATGCGGAAAGCATGAACGGGGGCATGAAAGACATCAGCAATGTGATGTCGAAGTTTTTAGCACTGGGGCTTCCCTTGCAGGAAGTAATACTTCGCTCCACCTGGAATCCGGCTCAGGTTATTAAACGTCCGGATTTAGGCAACCTGGATATCGGCGCTGATGCTGATGTAGCAGTATTCAATTTAAGAAAAGGGGATTTTGGATTTCTCGATATCCGGAAAACAACACTAAAGGGTACACAAAAACTGGAAGCGGAACTGACCATCCGCGCCGGCAAGATCGTGTGGGACCTCAATGGTATCAGTGCACCAGGATGGGAAAATGAAATGAAGAAAAAATAA
- a CDS encoding amidohydrolase/deacetylase family metallohydrolase: MPGRIILLCILIVPGLLTVAQPYDLLIKNAHMIDPKNHINGKMDLAVTNGIIVKVSPVIPPLQAKKTIDASGLYMVPGLIDLHTHVFVGSKPEKFADGQYSVSPDDFSFRSGVTTVVDAGTSGWHNFPRFKEQVIDHSSTRILAFLNINANGLSGKPDEEDLSNMIIDSAVQMQQKYPGIIVGIKIGHFEGADWTPFNRALDAAAKTNTPLFVECHLPKYSLQDQLKKMRPGDIITHSYEQITERMPVVDETGKLRPFVLEAKQNGILFDVGHGGAGFWFSQAIPAFKQGLAPNSFGSDLHRFSMNAGMKSLLNIMSKYMAIGMSLESVVERASWNTAQSIHRTDLGNLTEGTVADITLLSLLNGNFGYVDAGGFRIEGKQKLEAELTIRAGKIVWDLNGLNAKNYQQ, from the coding sequence TTGCCAGGCAGAATTATTTTGTTGTGCATCCTGATTGTACCTGGACTTTTAACGGTGGCCCAACCCTATGACCTGCTGATCAAAAATGCCCATATGATTGATCCGAAAAACCATATTAATGGCAAAATGGATCTTGCAGTTACAAATGGAATAATTGTCAAAGTTTCACCAGTCATTCCCCCATTGCAGGCAAAAAAGACCATCGATGCCAGTGGACTGTATATGGTACCAGGGTTGATAGACCTGCACACCCATGTATTTGTGGGCAGTAAGCCGGAAAAATTCGCTGATGGACAATACAGTGTTTCTCCCGATGATTTTAGCTTTCGCTCCGGTGTAACCACCGTAGTGGATGCCGGCACTTCGGGTTGGCATAATTTCCCACGTTTTAAAGAGCAGGTGATTGATCATTCAAGCACCCGGATACTGGCATTTTTAAATATTAATGCAAATGGACTAAGCGGAAAACCCGACGAAGAAGACCTTAGCAATATGATTATTGATTCAGCTGTCCAGATGCAACAAAAATACCCTGGTATAATCGTCGGCATCAAGATCGGCCATTTTGAAGGTGCCGACTGGACGCCATTTAACCGTGCGCTGGATGCTGCCGCAAAAACAAATACCCCGCTCTTTGTTGAATGCCATTTACCAAAATATAGTTTACAGGACCAGTTGAAGAAAATGCGGCCCGGTGATATCATCACTCATAGTTATGAACAGATCACGGAAAGAATGCCTGTGGTTGATGAAACCGGGAAACTAAGGCCTTTTGTGCTGGAAGCGAAACAAAATGGGATATTATTCGATGTAGGTCATGGTGGTGCAGGTTTCTGGTTCAGCCAGGCTATTCCTGCATTTAAACAAGGCCTGGCTCCTAATTCCTTTGGCAGCGACCTGCACAGGTTTAGTATGAATGCCGGTATGAAAAGCCTTCTGAACATTATGTCCAAATACATGGCGATTGGAATGTCTCTTGAATCTGTGGTTGAAAGGGCCAGTTGGAATACGGCACAATCTATTCATCGCACGGACCTTGGCAACCTTACCGAAGGCACAGTTGCAGATATCACCTTACTGAGCCTGTTAAACGGAAATTTCGGATACGTTGATGCAGGCGGATTCAGGATTGAAGGAAAACAAAAACTGGAAGCCGAACTTACCATACGGGCAGGAAAAATCGTCTGGGATCTAAATGGACTGAACGCTAAAAATTATCAGCAATAA
- a CDS encoding c-type cytochrome, translated as MNLNRYILKSILGIGLSILAIYQSGCNTPNDLPGGDPDNGGLFLPGSFEAVVVTDSIGPARHMAVNENGDIYVKLRSVKLGNGGNVALRDIDHNGKADSIVNFGIYDTDGSLANCMRIHNGYLYFGSELVIYRQKLTPGQLVPDGKMEVVFTDDHQHGKHWHITKPIAFDDKGHMYIPFGAPSNACQDLIRTPGGTPGIGGLDPCPELIDHGGIWQFDAGKTGLTQKDGRKFATGLRSVVAMDWNAADKKLYLVMHGRDDLHLLWPDKYTPWQSAVLPSEEFFRVNDGDNFGWPYSYFDQLQGKNVLAPEYGGDGKIPARDSTVQNPVIGFPGHWAPNDLLFYTGDQFPEHYKNGAFIAFHGSTNRTPYPQAGYFVCFVPFKNGAPSGPWEVFADGFAGLDTIVNVSDAKYRPMGLAMGPDGSLYVCDSRVGKIWRIMYKGNKQKFGAEQLTAMEKRKSNSNIRTPDEINDNLFKEKGLPGSQVYNFYCQSCHQHNGKGDGNRFPPVMNSDWVTGDKQRLIAVLLNGLNQPIVVNGKSYNSIMPQHSFLKDAEIAQVLTYVKQHFNQQKDSVTAEEVKKTRIATSKN; from the coding sequence ATGAACCTGAATCGCTATATACTAAAATCTATCCTGGGTATCGGCTTATCCATTCTGGCAATTTATCAAAGCGGGTGCAACACCCCAAATGATTTACCAGGTGGAGATCCGGATAATGGCGGACTGTTCCTCCCGGGAAGTTTTGAAGCAGTTGTAGTAACCGATAGTATCGGCCCGGCACGGCATATGGCAGTTAATGAAAATGGCGATATTTATGTGAAACTCCGGTCTGTAAAGCTGGGCAATGGCGGTAACGTAGCCCTCAGGGATATTGACCACAATGGCAAGGCAGATTCCATAGTGAATTTCGGGATTTACGACACGGATGGCAGTCTCGCCAATTGCATGCGCATCCATAATGGCTATTTGTACTTTGGCTCAGAGTTAGTGATCTACCGGCAAAAATTAACACCAGGCCAGCTTGTTCCTGATGGAAAAATGGAAGTCGTTTTTACCGACGACCATCAACATGGAAAACACTGGCATATTACAAAACCAATTGCCTTTGACGACAAGGGACATATGTATATTCCCTTTGGCGCGCCATCAAATGCATGCCAGGACCTGATCAGAACACCCGGCGGGACGCCTGGCATTGGCGGACTGGATCCTTGTCCTGAGCTGATAGACCATGGCGGCATCTGGCAGTTTGATGCCGGAAAAACCGGCCTGACCCAGAAGGATGGCCGAAAATTTGCCACGGGACTGAGAAGTGTAGTTGCCATGGACTGGAATGCAGCAGATAAAAAATTGTATCTCGTCATGCATGGAAGGGATGATCTTCATTTGCTATGGCCTGATAAATATACTCCCTGGCAAAGTGCTGTACTTCCTTCGGAAGAATTCTTCCGGGTGAACGATGGCGACAATTTCGGATGGCCTTATAGTTATTTCGACCAGCTTCAGGGGAAAAATGTATTGGCGCCTGAATATGGTGGGGATGGGAAAATTCCGGCAAGGGATTCTACCGTACAAAACCCGGTCATTGGATTTCCCGGACACTGGGCGCCCAATGACCTGTTATTTTATACAGGTGACCAATTTCCGGAACACTATAAAAATGGGGCTTTCATTGCCTTCCATGGTTCAACCAATAGAACACCTTATCCACAGGCAGGTTATTTTGTTTGTTTCGTACCATTTAAAAATGGTGCGCCTTCAGGCCCCTGGGAAGTATTTGCTGATGGATTTGCCGGATTGGACACCATCGTTAATGTTAGTGATGCCAAATACAGGCCTATGGGACTGGCGATGGGTCCTGATGGTTCCTTATATGTTTGCGATTCAAGGGTTGGAAAGATCTGGCGGATCATGTACAAAGGCAACAAACAAAAATTCGGCGCTGAACAACTCACTGCAATGGAAAAACGAAAATCAAATTCCAATATCCGGACGCCAGACGAAATAAATGATAACCTTTTTAAGGAAAAAGGATTGCCCGGCTCACAGGTATATAATTTTTATTGCCAATCCTGTCACCAGCATAATGGTAAGGGTGACGGCAACCGGTTCCCGCCCGTTATGAATTCAGATTGGGTAACAGGTGATAAACAGCGATTAATTGCTGTTTTACTGAATGGCCTGAACCAGCCAATTGTTGTAAATGGGAAATCCTACAATAGCATCATGCCCCAACACAGTTTCCTGAAAGATGCAGAAATCGCCCAGGTGCTGACCTATGTAAAGCAACATTTTAACCAGCAGAAGGATTCAGTTACAGCAGAAGAAGTAAAAAAAACAAGAATAGCAACCAGTAAAAATTAA
- a CDS encoding aminotransferase class V-fold PLP-dependent enzyme, whose product MKRRDILKSISILPLAGGLAGSLAPVSGIFAAPKAKRNVFEELGLRTFINAAGNYTAMSASLMPPEVMEAINQSATEYVMLDEVQDKVGEKIAAMCHAEAAMVTAGCWSAIVLGTAGVLTGKDNEKIKRLPNLTGSGMKSEVIIQKAHLVGYEHSVTNTGAKIIVVETADDAEKAINDKTAMMWFLNREAPLGKISHEAWLQIAKKHNIPTMIDMAADVPPVENLWKYNDMGFDLVAISGGKAMCGPQSTGILMGKKELIAAARLNGPPNGGNIGRGMKVNKEEIIGMYVAMDAYIKRDHRKEWKTWEDKIAFIDAAIKKIPGVTTEVFIPPVANHNPSLMIAWDPQKIKLTKETMGEKLRRGSPSIETISWEKDNSIRITVFMLKPGQEKMVANRIKEELLNNSAS is encoded by the coding sequence ATGAAGCGTAGGGATATCTTGAAATCGATTTCAATATTGCCGCTGGCTGGTGGACTCGCAGGAAGCCTGGCGCCAGTATCCGGTATATTTGCTGCTCCAAAGGCAAAAAGAAATGTCTTTGAAGAATTGGGCCTGCGCACTTTCATTAATGCTGCTGGCAATTATACAGCTATGTCGGCCTCACTTATGCCACCTGAAGTAATGGAAGCGATCAACCAAAGCGCTACAGAATATGTGATGCTCGATGAAGTACAGGATAAAGTTGGTGAAAAAATTGCTGCCATGTGCCATGCCGAGGCCGCGATGGTAACTGCAGGCTGCTGGTCGGCCATTGTATTAGGAACTGCCGGCGTGCTAACCGGAAAAGATAACGAAAAAATAAAAAGACTCCCCAATCTTACCGGATCGGGAATGAAATCGGAAGTGATCATCCAGAAAGCGCATTTGGTGGGCTATGAACATTCTGTTACAAATACCGGGGCAAAAATAATAGTTGTGGAAACTGCAGATGATGCAGAAAAAGCCATCAACGACAAAACAGCCATGATGTGGTTCCTGAACAGGGAGGCTCCTTTGGGAAAAATTTCACATGAAGCCTGGTTGCAAATTGCGAAGAAGCATAATATTCCAACAATGATCGATATGGCTGCTGATGTTCCGCCTGTTGAAAATTTGTGGAAGTACAATGACATGGGGTTTGACCTTGTTGCAATTTCAGGTGGAAAAGCCATGTGTGGTCCGCAGAGTACAGGAATTCTGATGGGCAAAAAAGAGCTTATCGCAGCAGCCAGGCTGAATGGTCCACCTAATGGTGGAAATATAGGCCGGGGTATGAAAGTAAACAAGGAAGAGATCATTGGAATGTATGTTGCAATGGATGCCTACATTAAAAGGGATCACAGGAAAGAATGGAAAACCTGGGAAGATAAAATTGCCTTCATCGATGCCGCTATCAAAAAAATACCTGGCGTAACCACTGAAGTATTCATCCCCCCCGTTGCCAACCATAATCCATCATTGATGATCGCCTGGGATCCGCAAAAAATTAAGTTAACCAAAGAGACCATGGGGGAAAAACTACGCCGGGGCAGCCCTTCCATCGAAACCATTTCCTGGGAAAAGGACAATAGCATCAGGATAACGGTATTTATGTTGAAGCCCGGCCAGGAAAAAATGGTAGCCAACAGGATTAAGGAAGAACTTTTAAACAATTCAGCATCATGA
- a CDS encoding amidohydrolase/deacetylase family metallohydrolase — translation MKKISLLLVVILISCFGAGAIAQSYDIVIKGGHVIDPKNNIDAVMDVAIKDGKIAQVAANIDGKQAAQTVDAKGLYVTPGLIDIHAHVFFGTEPDHYLSNGMVAVVPDGFTFRVGVTTVVDCGGAGWKSFDTFKKNIIDNSQTRVLAFLNIVGEGMRGGAYEQDINDMDPKLTAIVAKQNKDIVVGFKVAHFSGPEWAPVDRAVEAGKLANMPVIIDFGGNNPPLSIEELFMKHLRPGDIYTHTYTLLEGNVRETVVDEATKKVKPFIWDAKKRGIIFDVGYGGASFNFSQAIPALKAGFFPNTISTDLHTGSMNASMKDQLGVMTKFLYLGMPLTEVIKASTWSPAQVIQHEELGNLSVGGIADLAILNLRQGDFGLYDKTGYKVNSKQKFECELTIKGGKIVYDLNGKADPIYPKAKK, via the coding sequence ATGAAAAAAATAAGTCTTTTACTGGTAGTAATACTGATTAGTTGTTTTGGCGCTGGTGCTATAGCCCAGTCTTATGATATAGTTATCAAAGGTGGCCATGTGATCGATCCCAAAAACAATATCGATGCAGTTATGGATGTGGCTATAAAGGATGGGAAAATTGCGCAGGTTGCAGCTAACATAGATGGAAAGCAGGCTGCACAAACAGTGGATGCGAAAGGGTTGTATGTTACACCCGGACTCATCGATATTCATGCCCATGTATTTTTTGGAACTGAACCCGATCACTACCTGAGCAATGGCATGGTGGCTGTTGTGCCGGATGGCTTTACCTTCAGGGTAGGTGTTACCACTGTAGTTGATTGTGGTGGTGCAGGATGGAAATCATTCGATACGTTCAAGAAAAACATTATTGACAATTCGCAAACCAGGGTCCTGGCCTTCCTTAATATAGTCGGGGAAGGCATGCGCGGTGGCGCCTATGAACAGGATATCAACGATATGGACCCAAAGCTGACTGCTATTGTCGCTAAACAAAACAAGGACATAGTGGTTGGTTTTAAAGTGGCCCACTTCTCAGGACCGGAATGGGCGCCTGTAGACCGGGCGGTAGAGGCTGGCAAGCTGGCCAATATGCCCGTAATCATTGATTTTGGTGGCAACAATCCTCCTCTTTCCATTGAGGAATTATTCATGAAACACCTGCGTCCCGGTGATATTTATACCCACACCTATACCCTGCTGGAAGGTAATGTACGCGAAACAGTGGTGGATGAAGCAACAAAAAAAGTAAAGCCATTTATTTGGGATGCTAAAAAGCGGGGGATCATATTTGATGTAGGCTATGGTGGTGCCAGTTTCAATTTTAGCCAGGCGATCCCGGCCCTGAAAGCAGGTTTCTTTCCGAATACAATCAGTACCGATTTGCATACGGGCAGCATGAATGCATCCATGAAAGACCAATTGGGTGTGATGACAAAATTCCTTTACCTGGGTATGCCTTTAACGGAAGTAATCAAGGCCAGTACCTGGAGTCCGGCACAGGTTATACAGCACGAAGAGTTGGGTAACCTGTCAGTTGGTGGCATTGCAGATCTGGCCATCCTTAATCTTCGGCAAGGTGACTTTGGCTTATACGATAAGACCGGTTACAAAGTGAACAGTAAACAGAAATTCGAATGTGAGCTGACTATAAAAGGCGGTAAAATCGTGTACGACCTTAATGGAAAAGCAGATCCCATTTACCCAAAAGCAAAAAAATAA
- a CDS encoding SMP-30/gluconolactonase/LRE family protein has protein sequence MQFKLISAGLLLAITAIGCKNAQQKETMQQVYQAVDLTADSSFTKGAEGPAVDKEGNIYAVNFSKEGTIGIVTPAGSGRVFVELPNGSVGNGIRFNSKGEMLIADYTNHNILKVEMTGANTISVYAHDSTMSQPNDIAIDSKDRLFASDPNWKAGTGRIWRIDTDGKVNLLEDSMGTTNGIEVSPDEKILYVNESVQRNVWAYDLSPGGEISNKRLLISFPDFGMDGMRCDVAGNLYITRHGKGVVAMVSPEGKLIREITLKGKLPSNIAFGGPEGKTAYVTLQDRGNMEQFSVETPGREWKKK, from the coding sequence ATGCAATTCAAATTAATCAGTGCTGGATTACTATTGGCCATTACCGCTATTGGCTGCAAAAACGCCCAACAAAAAGAAACAATGCAACAGGTATACCAGGCTGTCGACCTTACAGCAGACAGCAGTTTTACAAAGGGAGCCGAAGGTCCGGCTGTAGACAAAGAGGGTAACATTTATGCCGTAAACTTTAGCAAAGAAGGGACTATTGGAATTGTTACACCAGCTGGAAGTGGCCGTGTTTTTGTAGAATTGCCAAATGGAAGTGTTGGCAACGGTATTCGTTTTAACAGCAAAGGTGAAATGCTGATCGCTGATTACACTAACCACAATATCCTGAAAGTTGAGATGACAGGTGCTAACACCATCTCAGTGTATGCCCACGATTCAACCATGAGCCAGCCAAATGATATAGCTATCGACAGTAAAGACCGCCTATTTGCCAGCGACCCCAATTGGAAAGCAGGCACAGGGCGCATCTGGCGCATTGATACCGACGGAAAAGTCAATTTACTGGAAGATAGTATGGGTACAACAAATGGCATTGAGGTAAGTCCGGACGAAAAAATATTATACGTGAATGAATCCGTTCAGCGCAATGTATGGGCATACGATTTATCCCCAGGCGGTGAAATCTCTAACAAAAGGCTACTGATCAGCTTTCCTGATTTTGGCATGGATGGTATGCGCTGCGATGTAGCTGGTAATTTGTACATTACAAGGCATGGTAAAGGTGTTGTGGCCATGGTTTCACCAGAAGGAAAACTTATTCGGGAAATAACGCTGAAAGGAAAATTACCAAGCAACATTGCATTTGGCGGCCCTGAAGGAAAAACAGCCTACGTTACCTTACAGGACCGGGGTAATATGGAGCAATTTTCTGTAGAAACACCTGGCAGGGAATGGAAAAAGAAATAG
- a CDS encoding RraA family protein, with amino-acid sequence MRYTVLLALIFLLGTGTRSEAQVMPKEELIFLTGEWKGDRFPDGRPKIPDDLLQRAKKIGIEEAWTVLKNEGYKNQFEGNWKMVNDSVKVIGRVVTAQYMPSRPDVEMRIKDRGKKDGRKGNTNAWPIEVLTKGDVYVADCFGKIAQGTLIGDNLGNSIFAKTGNGVIFNGAARDLAGLAEIKGFNAFVRDFDPSYLEDVVLMGLNTPVRIGHAIVLPGDLVISEREGVLFIPAHLAEKVVSISEFISVKDKFGHAMLKSGKYSPGQIDSQWTDDIKTAFLQWLQQHPEETQLTRAQLDEFLNKRTW; translated from the coding sequence ATGAGATATACTGTATTGCTTGCCCTTATTTTTCTTTTGGGAACGGGTACCAGGTCTGAAGCCCAGGTGATGCCAAAAGAGGAGTTGATTTTTTTAACTGGCGAATGGAAGGGCGATCGCTTCCCCGATGGAAGGCCAAAAATTCCAGATGACCTTCTTCAACGCGCAAAAAAAATCGGGATAGAAGAAGCCTGGACGGTCTTAAAAAACGAAGGTTATAAAAACCAGTTTGAAGGCAACTGGAAAATGGTGAATGATTCTGTAAAAGTTATTGGCCGTGTGGTTACTGCACAATATATGCCCAGCAGGCCCGATGTGGAAATGAGGATCAAGGATCGCGGGAAAAAAGATGGCCGGAAAGGGAATACCAATGCCTGGCCCATTGAAGTATTAACAAAGGGCGATGTTTATGTTGCTGATTGTTTTGGCAAAATCGCGCAGGGTACTTTAATTGGTGACAACCTGGGCAATTCCATCTTTGCAAAAACTGGTAATGGGGTGATTTTTAATGGCGCAGCCCGTGACCTTGCCGGACTCGCAGAGATCAAAGGGTTTAATGCCTTCGTTCGTGACTTCGACCCTTCTTACCTGGAAGATGTGGTATTGATGGGATTAAATACGCCGGTCAGAATCGGGCACGCCATTGTTTTACCGGGCGACCTGGTGATCTCGGAACGGGAAGGCGTACTTTTCATTCCTGCCCACCTTGCTGAAAAAGTGGTGAGCATTTCTGAATTCATTTCAGTAAAAGATAAGTTTGGCCATGCAATGCTGAAATCCGGCAAATATTCACCCGGACAAATCGATAGTCAATGGACTGATGACATCAAAACTGCTTTCCTGCAGTGGTTGCAGCAGCACCCGGAAGAAACCCAATTAACCAGAGCCCAGCTCGACGAATTCCTGAACAAAAGAACCTGGTAA
- a CDS encoding bile acid:sodium symporter family protein produces the protein MRLHKILLIIAAICGISGIGMLLSGSPETAGPLLILAFITMAIAFRGYEQLKGFSYTVTIFAAVTTALFYPKAFVEMNGFVFATLITPLIQLIMFGMGTSMSFDDFAGVVKMPKGVLIGVVSHFIIMPLLGFTIANVSGLPPEIAAGIILIGCSPNGMASNVISYLAKANLALSITITAISTMLAPFITPFLMNLLAGAFIKINVWDMMFDIFKMVIIPIAAGLLFNKFLSGKAKWLDKAMPYVSMFGIAFIIVIITAAGRDNLLSIGPVLLLAVLIHNVSGYILGYWSGRLFKMSERDCRTIAIEVGMQNGGLASGLAKGMGKMATVGLAPAIFGPLMNVTGSILASYWHRKPPLDTPSTIQESELPAL, from the coding sequence ATGCGATTGCATAAAATATTACTCATCATTGCTGCTATTTGCGGAATCTCCGGTATCGGGATGCTATTGTCTGGCTCTCCTGAAACTGCCGGTCCGCTTTTGATCCTGGCATTCATAACCATGGCCATTGCGTTTAGGGGCTATGAGCAACTAAAAGGATTTTCATATACCGTCACAATTTTCGCTGCAGTAACCACCGCACTTTTCTACCCTAAAGCATTTGTTGAAATGAATGGCTTTGTTTTTGCCACCCTTATCACACCCCTGATCCAACTGATTATGTTCGGTATGGGAACTTCTATGAGTTTTGATGATTTTGCCGGTGTTGTAAAAATGCCAAAAGGTGTGCTGATTGGAGTAGTAAGCCATTTTATCATCATGCCATTACTGGGTTTTACCATTGCGAACGTTAGCGGACTTCCACCCGAGATTGCTGCCGGTATTATCTTAATCGGTTGCTCACCAAATGGGATGGCTTCAAATGTAATCTCCTACCTGGCTAAAGCAAACCTGGCCTTATCCATCACAATTACTGCCATCTCTACCATGCTGGCACCATTCATCACCCCATTCCTGATGAATTTACTGGCGGGTGCATTTATCAAAATAAATGTCTGGGACATGATGTTTGATATTTTTAAAATGGTCATAATACCAATTGCAGCCGGACTGCTCTTCAACAAATTCCTGAGTGGCAAAGCAAAGTGGCTGGATAAAGCCATGCCTTATGTATCCATGTTTGGGATTGCATTTATAATTGTAATCATAACAGCTGCGGGAAGGGATAACCTCCTGAGTATTGGCCCTGTTCTATTACTGGCGGTATTGATACACAACGTCTCGGGTTATATACTTGGCTACTGGAGTGGACGGTTATTTAAGATGAGTGAACGCGATTGCCGTACCATTGCCATTGAAGTAGGAATGCAAAACGGCGGACTGGCATCTGGCCTCGCAAAAGGAATGGGGAAAATGGCTACGGTTGGACTGGCGCCTGCAATATTTGGGCCTTTGATGAATGTAACCGGATCCATATTGGCATCTTATTGGCACAGGAAACCACCATTGGATACTCCTTCAACAATACAAGAATCTGAATTGCCTGCTTTATAA
- a CDS encoding nuclear transport factor 2 family protein, whose product MKSFVPVFAFLILIVGNAAAQSKEESAVMAATSALNKAMVDGDKTSLESLTATELSYGHSSGKVDNQSQFITALVSGSVDFTSIDITNQTIQVSGKNAIVRNMFSGKLTSDGKPVELKIGILMVWKKYKGNWKLLARQGYKL is encoded by the coding sequence ATGAAATCATTTGTTCCTGTCTTTGCATTTTTGATCCTGATAGTTGGCAACGCAGCTGCGCAGTCAAAAGAAGAATCTGCTGTAATGGCCGCAACTTCAGCTTTAAATAAAGCGATGGTAGACGGCGATAAAACATCGCTTGAAAGCCTCACTGCGACAGAATTAAGTTACGGCCATTCAAGCGGGAAAGTTGACAATCAAAGCCAGTTTATAACAGCCCTGGTGAGCGGTTCAGTTGATTTTACAAGCATTGATATTACCAACCAAACCATCCAGGTTTCCGGCAAAAATGCTATCGTGAGAAATATGTTTTCCGGAAAGTTGACCAGTGACGGGAAACCCGTCGAACTTAAAATTGGCATCCTCATGGTTTGGAAAAAATATAAAGGCAACTGGAAATTATTAGCCAGGCAAGGATATAAATTATGA